In a genomic window of Streptomyces katrae:
- a CDS encoding WxL protein peptidoglycan domain-containing protein, with translation MRLRTTVLRTLLSGLCALLLLPAVPAAAADNGTWGVFPTPPAGAAMTDRAYFFHQGAAGASVSDSVTLLNSSDKELTFRVFATDAVNTPSGGAFALLPAETRPKDVGTWIALPPETAGTVTVPPKGRKDIPFTVKVPQDASPGDHVGGIVALNTAVEGITKEGKVQVGVRRQVGARLYLRVPGPLTPALSVEDVRVRRGAPLLPWTKDARATITYTLVNRGNVVVEPKVAVSARGLFGRRLLDRAARGPQPALLPGQRITLREPWPDSPQLDRVAVKVTASAAAYPDVRSEAGTDFLAVPWPAAGALLLSAGTGIALLVLRRRRRTALPGPAPAPDLAAAR, from the coding sequence ATGCGCCTGCGCACGACCGTCCTGCGCACGCTCCTGTCCGGCCTGTGCGCGCTGCTGCTGCTCCCCGCCGTCCCCGCCGCGGCCGCGGACAACGGCACCTGGGGCGTGTTCCCGACGCCCCCGGCCGGGGCGGCGATGACCGACCGGGCGTACTTCTTCCACCAGGGCGCCGCCGGGGCCTCGGTCAGCGACAGCGTGACGCTCCTGAACTCCTCCGACAAGGAGCTCACCTTCCGGGTCTTCGCCACCGACGCCGTGAACACCCCCTCGGGCGGGGCCTTCGCCCTGCTCCCCGCCGAGACCCGGCCCAAGGACGTCGGGACGTGGATCGCGCTGCCGCCCGAGACGGCGGGCACCGTCACCGTCCCGCCCAAGGGCCGCAAGGACATCCCCTTCACCGTCAAGGTCCCCCAGGACGCCTCCCCGGGCGACCACGTGGGCGGGATCGTCGCGCTGAACACGGCCGTCGAGGGGATCACGAAGGAGGGCAAGGTCCAGGTCGGGGTGCGTCGCCAGGTGGGCGCCCGGCTCTACCTGAGGGTGCCCGGCCCGCTGACCCCGGCCCTGAGCGTGGAGGACGTCAGGGTCCGCCGCGGGGCCCCGCTGCTGCCCTGGACGAAGGACGCCCGCGCCACCATCACCTACACCCTGGTCAACCGGGGCAACGTGGTGGTCGAGCCGAAGGTGGCGGTGTCCGCGCGCGGCCTGTTCGGGCGCCGGCTGCTGGACCGGGCCGCCCGCGGACCCCAGCCGGCCCTGCTGCCCGGCCAGCGGATCACCTTGAGGGAACCCTGGCCGGACTCCCCCCAGTTGGACCGGGTGGCCGTCAAGGTCACGGCGAGCGCCGCCGCCTACCCGGACGTGCGCTCCGAGGCCGGTACGGACTTCCTGGCCGTGCCCTGGCCCGCGGCGGGCGCGCTCCTCCTGTCGGCCGGGACCGGCATCGCCCTCCTGGTGCTGCGCCGGCGCCGCCGGACCGCCCTCCCCGGCCCGGCCCCCGCCCCGGACCTGGCGGCGGCACGCTGA
- a CDS encoding helix-turn-helix domain-containing protein, whose translation MPTSPFSSAQAARKAVAVRLQGLMKDAGLSGHELAVRCGWHRAKSSRIARGITPPSDADIRAWCAACGAEDQAADIIAASRNAESMYVEWKQIHRDGMRRVHERTVPLYQRTRSFRVYASNVVPGMLQTAGYATGLLKGITRFQGTPDDVADAVQARLNRSRVIREGDHRFALLLEETVLYYLVCGPEAMAEQLEALLAVMSRPNVSLGIIPKTARRTVWPLEAFYAFDDQQVAVETLTAEINLTTPGEIKTYLRAFSDLAKTAVHGAPARALIREAVTALG comes from the coding sequence ATGCCCACGTCTCCGTTCTCCAGTGCCCAGGCCGCGCGCAAGGCCGTCGCCGTCCGCCTCCAGGGGCTGATGAAAGATGCTGGGCTTTCGGGGCATGAGTTGGCCGTCCGGTGCGGTTGGCACCGCGCGAAGTCGTCCCGCATCGCGAGGGGCATCACGCCGCCCTCGGACGCGGACATCCGCGCATGGTGCGCGGCCTGCGGAGCCGAAGATCAGGCTGCGGACATAATCGCCGCGTCCCGGAACGCCGAGTCGATGTACGTCGAGTGGAAGCAGATCCACCGCGACGGGATGCGCCGCGTCCACGAGAGGACCGTGCCGCTCTACCAGCGGACCCGCTCCTTTCGCGTCTACGCGTCGAACGTCGTGCCGGGGATGCTCCAGACCGCCGGATACGCCACAGGGCTCTTGAAGGGCATCACGCGATTCCAGGGCACCCCCGACGACGTGGCCGACGCCGTACAAGCCCGACTCAACCGCTCCCGGGTGATCAGAGAAGGGGACCACCGCTTCGCGCTGCTCCTCGAAGAGACAGTTCTCTACTACCTGGTGTGTGGGCCCGAAGCGATGGCGGAGCAGCTGGAAGCGCTTCTGGCCGTGATGAGCCGGCCGAACGTGTCCCTCGGGATCATCCCCAAGACGGCGCGTCGGACCGTGTGGCCCTTGGAAGCCTTCTACGCCTTCGATGATCAACAGGTGGCCGTCGAGACGCTGACGGCAGAGATCAACCTGACCACGCCCGGCGAGATCAAGACCTACCTACGGGCCTTCTCCGACCTGGCCAAGACAGCGGTCCACGGCGCCCCAGCCCGAGCCCTCATCAGGGAAGCGGTAACCGCACTCGGGTGA
- a CDS encoding DUF6879 family protein, which produces MSQSLTDFSDLIRSVQESAVHLEMRDGYGVDNEIEGFAAWKRGHRLNPDYRASWWRPWLDLVQEVTAKGVLIRRARIISEPVSDYIAYEHSFTFTNIAAGEQIRWLPRRQASDLLLPGNDYWLFDGRLVQFNVFDGLGRWVHTDQTEDPAIAAQCTAAFEAVWERAIPHEKYTV; this is translated from the coding sequence GTGTCGCAGAGTCTGACTGACTTCTCCGACCTCATCAGGTCGGTACAGGAGTCGGCCGTTCATCTGGAGATGCGCGATGGGTACGGCGTAGACAACGAGATCGAAGGCTTCGCAGCGTGGAAGCGGGGCCACCGGCTCAACCCGGACTACCGCGCTTCCTGGTGGCGGCCGTGGCTCGACCTCGTGCAGGAGGTCACGGCCAAGGGTGTGCTGATCCGTAGGGCCCGGATCATCTCTGAGCCGGTCAGTGACTACATCGCGTACGAGCACTCGTTCACGTTCACCAACATCGCCGCCGGGGAGCAGATCCGTTGGCTCCCGCGTCGCCAGGCATCCGACCTGCTGTTGCCCGGCAACGACTACTGGCTTTTCGACGGGCGGCTAGTCCAGTTCAACGTCTTCGACGGCCTCGGCCGGTGGGTCCACACGGATCAGACCGAGGACCCTGCCATTGCGGCACAGTGCACGGCAGCGTTCGAAGCAGTGTGGGAGCGCGCCATCCCGCACGAGAAGTACACCGTCTGA
- a CDS encoding CoA-acylating methylmalonate-semialdehyde dehydrogenase encodes MKTVNHWIGGKTVEGASGNYGPVTDPATGEVTTQVALASAAEVDAAVQVAKEAFLSWGQSSLAARTKVLFAYRALLDANRDAIAELIVAEHGKVHSDALGEVARGLEIVELACGITTQLKGELSTSVSNRVDVAAIRQPLGVVAGITPFNFPAMVPMWMFPLAVACGNTFILKPSEKDPSAANKLAELATEAGLPAGVLNVVHGDKVAVDALLSHPDIAAVSFVGSTPIARHIHTTASANGKRVQALGGAKNHMLVLPDADLDAAADAAVSAAYGSAGERCMAISAVVAVGAIGDTLVEKIRERAEKIKIGPGTDPASEMGPLITAAHRDKVASYVKGAADQGAEVVLDGTGYTVEGHENGHWIGLSLLDRVKTDSDAYRDEIFGPVLCVLRAETYEEGVALINASPFGNGTAIFTRDGGAARRFQLEIQAGMVGVNVPIPVPVGYHSFGGWKDSLFGDHHIYGNDGVHFYTRGKVVTTRWPDPAEDPSGVDLGFPRNH; translated from the coding sequence ATGAAGACCGTCAACCACTGGATCGGTGGCAAGACCGTCGAGGGCGCGTCGGGCAACTACGGCCCGGTCACCGACCCGGCCACCGGCGAGGTCACCACGCAGGTCGCCCTCGCCTCGGCCGCCGAGGTCGACGCGGCGGTACAGGTCGCCAAGGAGGCCTTCCTGTCCTGGGGCCAGTCCTCGCTGGCCGCCCGCACCAAGGTGCTGTTCGCCTACCGCGCCCTGCTGGACGCCAACCGCGACGCGATCGCCGAGCTGATCGTCGCCGAGCACGGCAAGGTGCACTCCGACGCGCTGGGCGAGGTCGCGCGCGGCCTGGAGATCGTGGAGCTGGCCTGCGGGATCACCACGCAGCTCAAGGGCGAGCTGTCCACGTCCGTCTCCAACCGCGTGGACGTGGCCGCCATCCGCCAGCCGCTGGGCGTGGTCGCGGGCATCACCCCGTTCAACTTCCCGGCCATGGTGCCGATGTGGATGTTCCCGCTGGCCGTCGCCTGCGGCAACACCTTCATCCTCAAGCCGAGCGAGAAGGACCCGTCGGCCGCCAACAAGCTGGCCGAGCTGGCCACCGAGGCCGGTCTCCCGGCGGGCGTGCTGAACGTCGTCCACGGCGACAAGGTCGCCGTCGACGCCCTGCTCTCGCACCCGGACATCGCCGCCGTCTCCTTCGTCGGCTCCACGCCCATCGCCCGCCACATCCACACCACCGCCTCCGCCAACGGCAAGCGCGTCCAGGCCCTGGGCGGCGCCAAGAACCACATGCTGGTGCTGCCGGACGCCGACCTCGACGCCGCCGCCGACGCGGCCGTCTCCGCCGCCTACGGCTCCGCCGGCGAGCGCTGCATGGCCATCTCGGCGGTCGTCGCCGTCGGCGCCATCGGCGACACCCTCGTGGAGAAGATCCGCGAGCGCGCCGAGAAGATCAAGATCGGCCCCGGCACCGACCCGGCGTCGGAGATGGGCCCGCTGATCACCGCCGCCCACCGCGACAAGGTCGCCTCCTACGTCAAGGGCGCCGCCGACCAGGGCGCGGAGGTCGTCCTCGACGGCACCGGCTACACGGTCGAGGGCCACGAGAACGGCCACTGGATCGGCCTGTCGCTCCTCGACCGCGTCAAGACCGACTCCGACGCCTACCGCGACGAGATCTTCGGCCCGGTGCTGTGCGTGCTGCGCGCCGAGACCTATGAGGAGGGCGTGGCCCTCATCAACGCCTCGCCGTTCGGCAACGGCACCGCGATCTTCACCCGGGACGGCGGCGCGGCACGCCGCTTCCAGCTGGAGATCCAGGCGGGCATGGTCGGCGTCAACGTGCCGATCCCGGTGCCGGTGGGCTACCACTCCTTCGGCGGCTGGAAGGACTCGCTCTTCGGCGACCACCACATCTACGGCAACGACGGCGTCCACTTCTACACGCGCGGCAAGGTCGTCACCACCCGCTGGCCCGACCCGGCCGAGGACCCCTCGGGCGTCGACCTGGGCTTCCCCCGCAACCACTGA
- the iolD gene encoding 3D-(3,5/4)-trihydroxycyclohexane-1,2-dione acylhydrolase (decyclizing), whose product MTAPRSVRLTTAQALVRFLSRQYTERDGRRRRLIAATWGIFGHGNVAGVGQALLESGPAAMPFLQGRNEQAMVHAAVGYARQCGRLSAHAVTTSIGPGATNLVTGAALATVNRIPVLLLPGDTFATRPADPVLQQLEVPYAGDLSVNDTLRPVSRYFDRITRPEALVPAALQAMRVLTDPVQTGAVTLALPQDVQAEAYDWPEEFFAERVWHVRRPRPDTGELRAAAEAVRAARRPLLIAGGGIRHSGAEEALRGFAEATGIPVAATQAGKGALRHDHPAEVGAVGHTGTATADDLARAADLVIAAGTRLTDFTTASSTLFQDPGVRFLGLNPDPYDAHKLAALPLVADAREGLDALRAELTGHRVDPAYERTYRQAKGYWEALVDQAFHAPDEDAVPTQAQVLGALDAVVDDTDVIVNAAGSLPGDLHRLWRARSAYQYHVEYGYSCMGYEIPGALGVALAAPDRPVWALVGDGSYLMNPTELVTAVQEGVPLKVVVLDNHGYASIGGLSGAVGGEGFGTAYRFRGPDGGYTGDPLPVDLAANAASLGMAVIRTRTIGDLRKALAEARGSDRPTCVYAQTRTPDTVSGPPPAQAWWDVPVAETATRESAAQAREEYDRQAAQRRRHL is encoded by the coding sequence GTGACCGCGCCGCGCAGCGTCCGGCTGACCACCGCCCAGGCGCTCGTACGCTTCCTGAGCCGCCAGTACACCGAGCGCGACGGCCGCCGCCGACGGCTGATCGCCGCCACCTGGGGGATCTTCGGGCACGGCAACGTCGCCGGTGTCGGCCAGGCCCTGCTGGAGAGCGGGCCGGCGGCCATGCCCTTCCTCCAGGGGCGCAACGAACAGGCCATGGTGCACGCCGCCGTCGGCTACGCCCGCCAGTGCGGCCGGCTGTCGGCGCACGCCGTGACCACCTCCATCGGACCCGGCGCCACCAACCTCGTCACCGGAGCCGCCCTCGCCACCGTCAACCGGATCCCCGTGCTCCTGCTGCCCGGGGACACCTTCGCCACCCGGCCCGCCGACCCGGTGCTCCAGCAGCTGGAGGTCCCCTACGCGGGCGACCTCTCCGTCAACGACACCCTGCGGCCGGTCTCCCGGTACTTCGACCGGATCACCCGCCCCGAGGCCCTGGTCCCCGCCGCCCTCCAGGCGATGCGGGTACTCACCGACCCCGTGCAGACCGGAGCCGTCACCCTCGCGCTGCCGCAGGACGTCCAGGCGGAGGCGTACGACTGGCCCGAGGAGTTCTTCGCCGAGCGGGTGTGGCACGTGCGCCGCCCCCGGCCCGACACCGGCGAGCTGCGAGCCGCCGCCGAGGCGGTACGGGCGGCCCGGCGGCCCCTGCTGATCGCCGGCGGCGGCATCCGGCACAGCGGGGCCGAGGAGGCGCTGCGGGGCTTCGCCGAGGCCACCGGCATCCCCGTCGCCGCCACCCAGGCCGGCAAGGGGGCCCTGCGCCACGACCACCCGGCCGAGGTGGGCGCCGTCGGCCACACCGGCACCGCCACCGCCGACGACCTGGCGCGCGCCGCCGACCTGGTCATCGCGGCCGGGACCCGGCTGACGGACTTCACCACCGCCTCCTCCACCCTCTTCCAGGACCCGGGCGTCCGTTTCCTCGGCCTCAACCCCGACCCGTACGACGCCCACAAGCTGGCCGCCCTCCCGCTGGTCGCGGACGCCCGCGAGGGCCTGGACGCCCTGCGGGCGGAGCTGACCGGACACCGCGTGGACCCGGCGTACGAGAGGACGTACCGGCAGGCGAAGGGTTACTGGGAGGCCCTGGTCGACCAGGCCTTCCACGCCCCCGACGAGGACGCCGTCCCCACCCAGGCGCAGGTGCTCGGCGCCCTGGACGCCGTCGTGGACGACACCGACGTGATCGTCAACGCGGCCGGCTCGCTCCCCGGCGACCTGCACCGGCTCTGGCGGGCCCGTTCCGCGTACCAGTACCACGTGGAGTACGGGTACTCCTGCATGGGCTACGAGATCCCGGGCGCCCTCGGGGTGGCCCTGGCGGCCCCGGACCGGCCGGTGTGGGCGCTCGTCGGGGACGGCTCGTACCTGATGAACCCGACCGAGCTCGTCACCGCCGTCCAGGAGGGCGTCCCGCTCAAGGTGGTCGTCCTCGACAACCACGGCTACGCCTCGATCGGCGGGCTCTCGGGCGCGGTCGGCGGCGAGGGCTTCGGCACGGCCTACCGCTTCCGGGGGCCGGACGGCGGATACACCGGAGACCCCCTTCCGGTGGACCTCGCGGCCAACGCCGCCTCCCTCGGGATGGCCGTGATCCGCACCCGCACCATCGGTGACCTGCGAAAAGCCCTGGCCGAGGCGCGCGGGTCGGACCGTCCCACATGTGTCTACGCACAGACCCGAACACCCGACACTGTGTCGGGCCCACCCCCGGCACAGGCGTGGTGGGATGTTCCCGTGGCCGAGACCGCGACCCGTGAGTCGGCGGCCCAGGCCCGCGAAGAGTACGACCGGCAAGCCGCGCAGCGACGTCGCCATCTGTGA
- the iolB gene encoding 5-deoxy-glucuronate isomerase: MPVLSETGMEFTRLVVLELVPGEVYGHACGDAEWIVLPLSGACEVRCPAGPGAEPAVSGRGGVGEGPAGSFRLRGRASVFDGPTDFVYLPRDGHADIATAGGGRFALVGARCERRLSPRYGPADAVPVELRGAGQCSRQVHNFAAAGAFDCDRLIAVEVLTPGGNWSSYPPHKHDEHHPGEESRLEEIYFYEIAPHDGTPGVGYQRVTPSPAGKTDVLAEVRSGDVVLIPDGWHGPSIAAPGHDMYYLNVMAGPDTTREWLIRDHPDHAWIRGTWTGQEVDPRLPLNRPAPRPEETP; encoded by the coding sequence GTGCCGGTGCTGTCTGAGACGGGGATGGAGTTCACGCGGCTGGTGGTGCTGGAGCTGGTGCCGGGGGAGGTGTACGGGCACGCCTGCGGCGACGCCGAGTGGATCGTCCTCCCGCTGAGCGGCGCCTGCGAGGTCCGCTGCCCGGCCGGGCCGGGGGCGGAGCCTGCGGTCTCGGGAAGGGGCGGGGTGGGGGAAGGCCCCGCAGGGAGCTTCCGGCTGCGCGGGCGCGCCTCGGTGTTCGACGGGCCGACCGACTTCGTCTACCTGCCCCGGGACGGGCACGCCGACATCGCCACCGCCGGAGGCGGCCGGTTCGCGCTCGTCGGTGCGCGGTGCGAGCGGCGGCTGAGCCCCCGGTACGGCCCCGCCGATGCCGTACCCGTCGAGCTCCGGGGCGCCGGCCAGTGCTCGCGCCAGGTGCACAACTTCGCCGCCGCCGGCGCCTTCGACTGCGACCGGCTCATCGCCGTCGAGGTGCTCACCCCCGGCGGCAACTGGTCCTCGTACCCGCCCCACAAGCACGACGAGCACCACCCGGGCGAGGAATCCCGCCTGGAGGAGATCTACTTCTACGAGATCGCCCCGCACGACGGCACCCCCGGCGTCGGCTACCAGCGCGTGACGCCCTCGCCCGCCGGGAAGACCGACGTGCTCGCCGAGGTCCGCTCGGGTGACGTGGTCCTCATCCCCGACGGCTGGCACGGCCCGTCCATCGCGGCGCCCGGCCACGACATGTACTACCTGAACGTGATGGCCGGCCCGGACACGACGCGGGAGTGGCTGATCCGCGACCATCCCGACCACGCGTGGATTCGCGGGACGTGGACGGGGCAGGAGGTCGATCCCCGGCTTCCGCTGAACCGGCCCGCACCCCGCCCCGAGGAGACCCCGTGA
- the iolC gene encoding 5-dehydro-2-deoxygluconokinase yields MTTGDAGGGTGDGPAYDLITMGRIGVDLYPLKTGVPLAEADTFGKFLGGSPANVAVAAARLGRRTAMISRTGADPFGAYLRGELRQFGVDDRWVGEVAHYPTPITFCEVFPPDRFPLYFYRLPKAPDLEIEPDEIDLEAVRDARVFWMTGTGLSAEPSRAATLAALEARSKSGTTVFDLDWRPMLWHDGPPRPWYERALALATVAVGNAEECEVATGESEPYAAARALLAAGVELAVVKRGPEGVLAVHRDGTAVEVAPVPVTVVNGLGAGDAFGGALCHGLLAGWELERVLRYANAAGAIVASRLACSTAMPFPHEVEEVLDRAGAV; encoded by the coding sequence GTGACCACGGGGGACGCAGGGGGCGGGACCGGGGACGGGCCCGCGTACGACCTCATCACGATGGGGCGGATCGGGGTGGATCTCTACCCCCTGAAGACCGGCGTACCGCTCGCCGAGGCCGACACCTTCGGCAAGTTCCTCGGCGGCTCCCCGGCGAACGTCGCCGTCGCCGCCGCCCGCCTCGGGCGGCGCACGGCCATGATCAGCCGGACCGGCGCGGACCCCTTCGGGGCGTACCTGCGCGGCGAACTGCGGCAGTTCGGGGTCGACGACCGGTGGGTGGGCGAGGTGGCGCACTACCCGACGCCGATCACCTTCTGCGAGGTCTTCCCGCCGGACCGCTTCCCGCTGTACTTCTACCGGCTCCCGAAGGCGCCCGACCTGGAGATCGAGCCGGACGAGATCGACCTGGAAGCGGTGCGCGACGCACGGGTGTTCTGGATGACCGGCACGGGACTGAGCGCCGAGCCGAGCCGCGCCGCGACCCTTGCCGCGCTGGAGGCCCGCTCGAAGTCCGGGACGACCGTCTTCGACCTCGACTGGAGGCCGATGCTGTGGCACGACGGCCCGCCGCGGCCCTGGTACGAGCGGGCGCTCGCGCTGGCGACGGTGGCCGTCGGGAACGCGGAGGAGTGCGAGGTCGCCACCGGCGAGAGCGAGCCGTACGCGGCCGCGCGGGCGCTGCTCGCGGCGGGGGTGGAGCTGGCGGTGGTCAAACGGGGCCCGGAGGGGGTGCTGGCCGTCCACCGCGACGGGACGGCGGTGGAGGTGGCGCCGGTGCCGGTGACGGTGGTCAACGGGCTGGGCGCCGGCGACGCGTTCGGCGGGGCCCTGTGCCACGGGCTGCTGGCGGGCTGGGAGCTGGAGCGGGTGCTGCGGTACGCGAACGCGGCGGGGGCGATCGTGGCCTCGCGGCTGGCGTGTTCGACGGCGATGCCGTTTCCGCACGAGGTGGAGGAGGTGCTGGACCGTGCCGGTGCTGTCTGA
- a CDS encoding sugar phosphate isomerase/epimerase family protein: MTSSPPALTRIRVGSAPDSWGVWFPEDPLQVPWDRFLDEVSDAGYEWIELGPYGYLPTDPARLAEETARRGLRVSAGTVFTGLHHGRAVWEETWAHVSRIAALTRDMGAQHLVVIPSFWRDDKTGGMLEDPVLTPAQWRELTSQTERLGREVRERYGLRIVVHPHADTHVDTPENVARFLDATDPELVSLCLDTGHYAYCGGDSVQAIEAFGERIGYLHLKQVDPRILAEVVADGVPFGPAVERGVMCEPPSGVPALEPVLAAAQRLGVELFAIVEQDMYPCPPDRPLPIARRTRAYLRSCGAR, from the coding sequence ATGACCTCCTCCCCGCCCGCGTTGACCCGTATCCGTGTCGGTTCGGCTCCGGACTCCTGGGGTGTCTGGTTCCCGGAGGACCCCCTCCAGGTTCCCTGGGACCGGTTCCTCGACGAGGTGTCCGACGCCGGGTACGAGTGGATCGAGCTGGGCCCCTACGGCTACCTGCCCACCGATCCGGCCCGGCTCGCCGAGGAGACCGCCAGGCGGGGCCTGCGGGTGTCCGCCGGCACGGTCTTCACCGGACTCCATCACGGCCGCGCCGTCTGGGAGGAGACCTGGGCGCACGTGTCGCGGATCGCCGCGCTCACCCGGGACATGGGCGCGCAGCACCTCGTGGTGATCCCCTCGTTCTGGCGCGACGACAAGACCGGCGGGATGCTGGAGGATCCGGTGCTGACGCCTGCTCAATGGCGTGAACTGACCTCCCAGACCGAGCGCCTGGGCCGGGAGGTGCGGGAGCGGTACGGGCTGCGGATCGTGGTCCACCCGCATGCGGACACCCATGTGGACACCCCGGAGAACGTGGCGCGGTTCCTGGACGCGACCGATCCGGAGCTGGTGTCCCTGTGCCTGGACACCGGGCACTACGCGTACTGCGGCGGGGACAGCGTCCAGGCGATCGAGGCCTTCGGCGAGCGGATCGGCTACCTCCACCTCAAGCAGGTGGACCCCCGCATCCTGGCCGAAGTGGTGGCGGACGGGGTCCCGTTCGGGCCGGCGGTGGAGCGCGGGGTGATGTGCGAGCCGCCGTCGGGGGTGCCCGCGCTGGAGCCCGTGCTGGCGGCGGCGCAGCGGCTCGGGGTGGAGCTCTTCGCGATCGTGGAGCAGGACATGTACCCGTGCCCGCCGGACCGCCCGCTGCCGATCGCCCGGCGCACCCGCGCCTACCTGCGCTCCTGCGGCGCCCGCTGA
- a CDS encoding Gfo/Idh/MocA family protein, with the protein MDTLGIAVIGTGRMGSDHVRRIGDTVGGARVVAVADPDGERVKAVAARAGGAAAFTDPAAAIAAPGVDAVLIASPGPAHEEAILHALERELPVLCEKPLTPDPQGALRVLEAERRLGRRLVQVGFMRRFDAEYERLKELLDAGGIGRPIFLHCRHRNASSPSSFTSDMLISDSVVHEVDAARWLLGQEVTAVTVLSPGPSSAAPEGLRDPRLVLLETSGGAIVDVEIFVNCGFGYQVRCEAVGESGSASIGDGHAMVVQSGGRWGGEIAQDYTVRFADAYDRQVRRWVAAAARGRVDGPDAWDGYAAAAVSEAGLAAARSGVRTEVRLVERPELYR; encoded by the coding sequence ATGGACACGCTCGGCATCGCCGTCATTGGCACCGGGAGGATGGGCTCCGACCACGTCCGGCGGATCGGCGACACGGTCGGCGGGGCGCGGGTGGTGGCCGTCGCCGATCCGGACGGGGAACGGGTCAAGGCGGTCGCGGCACGGGCGGGGGGCGCGGCGGCGTTCACGGATCCGGCGGCGGCGATCGCGGCCCCCGGGGTGGACGCCGTGCTGATCGCCTCGCCCGGACCCGCCCACGAGGAAGCGATTCTGCACGCCCTGGAGCGGGAGTTGCCGGTGCTCTGCGAGAAGCCGCTGACCCCGGATCCGCAGGGGGCGCTGCGGGTGCTGGAGGCGGAGCGGCGCCTGGGCCGGCGGCTGGTGCAGGTGGGGTTCATGCGGCGGTTCGACGCCGAGTACGAGCGGCTCAAGGAGCTTCTGGACGCGGGCGGGATCGGGCGGCCGATCTTCCTGCACTGCCGGCACCGCAACGCCTCCTCCCCGTCTTCCTTCACCAGCGACATGCTGATCAGCGACTCCGTGGTGCACGAGGTGGACGCGGCCCGCTGGCTGCTGGGCCAGGAGGTCACGGCCGTGACCGTGCTGTCGCCGGGGCCGTCCTCGGCCGCGCCCGAGGGGCTGCGCGACCCGCGCCTGGTGCTGCTGGAGACCTCGGGCGGGGCGATCGTGGACGTGGAGATCTTCGTCAACTGCGGGTTCGGCTACCAGGTGCGGTGCGAGGCGGTCGGGGAGTCCGGCAGCGCGTCCATCGGCGACGGCCACGCGATGGTGGTCCAGTCGGGCGGCCGGTGGGGCGGGGAGATCGCCCAGGACTACACCGTCCGGTTCGCCGACGCCTACGACCGCCAGGTGCGGCGGTGGGTGGCCGCGGCGGCGCGGGGGCGGGTGGACGGCCCGGACGCCTGGGACGGGTACGCGGCCGCGGCCGTCTCGGAGGCGGGGCTGGCTGCCGCGCGCAGCGGCGTACGGACCGAGGTGCGGCTGGTGGAGCGGCCGGAGCTCTACCGCTGA
- a CDS encoding helix-turn-helix transcriptional regulator, whose translation MSDRQLWSYKEIAAHIRVQPDTVRSYRKHGLLPTPDHVEGGKPYWYADTIRAWVARRPGSRGRREE comes from the coding sequence ATGAGCGACCGGCAGCTGTGGTCCTACAAGGAGATCGCCGCCCATATCCGGGTGCAGCCCGACACCGTGCGCTCCTACCGGAAGCACGGCCTGCTCCCCACCCCCGACCACGTGGAGGGCGGCAAGCCGTACTGGTACGCCGACACGATCCGGGCCTGGGTGGCCCGCCGCCCCGGCAGCCGGGGACGGCGCGAGGAGTGA
- a CDS encoding heavy-metal-associated domain-containing protein yields the protein MTAVTETVYKVAGMTCGHCEGAVTAELTALPGVTSVKAVAATGEVTVVSAAPLAEADVRAAVDEAGYELAGQV from the coding sequence ATGACCGCCGTGACGGAAACCGTGTACAAGGTCGCCGGGATGACCTGCGGGCACTGCGAGGGCGCCGTGACCGCCGAGCTGACCGCCCTGCCGGGCGTCACCTCCGTCAAGGCCGTCGCCGCCACCGGTGAGGTCACCGTGGTGTCCGCCGCCCCGCTCGCCGAGGCCGACGTGCGCGCCGCCGTGGACGAGGCCGGTTACGAGCTCGCCGGCCAGGTCTGA